The Chelonoidis abingdonii isolate Lonesome George chromosome 11, CheloAbing_2.0, whole genome shotgun sequence genomic interval TGCGTCTCCTGGgtctcccctgcctccctctaCTGCCCTGATTGGAAGCCCCTGAAAGCCCCATCTTACTGGGGGTACTCCATCTTATTCTGGACGTATTTATACTTACGGCCCTAAATCCACCCTGCTGCTGCTTCGGCAGCACAGGCTATTATAAAATTTGGAAACGCGATACAGAGAAACGCATTAGCTATGGCCCCTGCGCAAGGATGCACATCGCCAATATCTGTGCTGAAGCGATTCACCTATTTTCTTTTTCCCGCCTCGCGTTTAGTGCCTGCTCGCAGGGCCCTCCGCCAGCTGGGAGGCCCACAGCAGGCACCCCGCCTCTCGTACTGCCTCTGCGGATGCGACGCCAGGGCCTCGTCGCCGCAGCGGCCCTCCTGCGGTTGCGTACTGGGCAGGCCGTCGCGTACCCACACTCCGGCTGCCTCCAGCCGGCTCTAGCGGAGAGAAAGGACCCGCTCTGCCGGCAGACGCCATCCCAGCCCTGGTTCACAGGGACCCCTTATATGGGCATCCGACAAAAGAAGACGGTGGTCGGGAGataaagaggagaaggagaagtgaGGATGTCCTTCCGCAGGACCCTGTCGCCACCTTCGCCTCCCCTGCTACTTAGAGGCGGGAACGCCTGGAATTCCCAATCGAGCAAGCAGGTGGAGGGACTGATGAAGACGCGGAAAGGAAAGCCTCGTTCCTTCTCTGTAGGTCCTCACCTTCTCGGCCGTTCTCCTCGTCTCCATTCTCCTCGCGCGCACGCGTCTCACTCGCCGACGCCTGCCCGTCGGACGAGATTAGCAGGACGCAGATCTGCCCAGACCccaactcacacacacactggtcCCGTTTCCTCCCGGCCTCTCCCGGTGGCTTGCCCCAGTCGCTCGCCAGGCCCACCAGGGCCGCACTCAGGTGACTACGGTCggatgggggagtgggagggcgCGGGAGCTGACTCCGATGCTTGCTGCTCCTTCGCTAGAAGACTCTCCGTCTCTCTTCCTCCCGTCGGTGGGGGCGTTTTGGTGTTCTGCCCAACGGGCGGCGAGGCCACACCCCGTTGGAGGGACGAAGGCGCACTTGGAGGAACTCTTGTTAGTCATTTCACGGACCACGCTCCCATGCGTCTCCCCTGGCCGTTCCCTCTGCCTTCCTCTTCTCGCGCCCCTGACTTGGAAGCCCTATCTTCTCTGGAGAACTCGGAATTATTTATAGTGGGGCCGAACTCACCCTGTGNNNNNNNNNNNNNNNNNNNNNNNNNCTGTGCTTGCTTCGGCAGCACATATACTAAAATTGGAACGATACAGAGAAGATTAGCATGGCCCCTGCGCAAGGATGACACGCAAATTCGTGAAGCGTTCCATATTTTTGGTGAACATCTGGCTGGGCTCTACCAGGTACGTTACTGCCCACCACGTGGGACAGTGGTAGCCGCCCTCTGGGAACCTTTTACCATCCAGAGCTCAGCACAGAGGAccaggggctgctggggaagtcgTACCAGGGGCACCATTCAGAGGCCGCCCAGCCACCGCACCATTATAGAGCCATACTGGGGCAGacagcccagtatcccgtctctgAGACAtcagtgccagatgctgcagagggaaaTGAGCTGAACAGCGCAATATTCAAGTGAGCCGTCCCACGCCATCCAGTcccggcttctggcagtcagagatttagggaaaCCCAGCACATGGCTTGTGTCCCTGGCTAACAGCCCTATCCTCCAGGAACACACCTAATTCGTGACCCCAGttctacttttggcctttacaacatcccctggcaatgagttccacaggttgcctgtgccTGTGGGTGTTTTTTCCTTATGGATCTTGTAGGAGGCACAAaacatctgtcagtctataaggtaccacaggattctttgctgcttttacagatccagactaacacggctacccctctgatatgagAACAAGGTGTTGGCTTGCAAACAGACTGGGCGCGCCACACTCCTACGCCACAGCTGGCCTTACCGACGCTGGGGAATGTTCCCAAACACATTCCCCAGTGGCTGCTCACGCTGGCGTCAGGAAGCCCAAATTTAGCCAAGATGCTGCCTGCATATTTATTACCTGTTCATACGTTCAGCCGGCCCAGTGGCTAAAACGACTGGCGCTTGGTGCCCACCAGTAGCACAGCAACATGGCCCTAGAACCAACACAGAAAATGTGGCTCTGTTGGCAAACACACTGGGAGAGCCCTGGACCcatatgcagtggtggagaggaTGATGTATAAAAACAGGTGCCCGGGGAGGAAGCAATGCTTTACCCCGAGCTGAGCAGCAGCCAACAAGGCGCAGAGACGCCCACTGGCAAACACACCAGCGCCCAGCTGCCCTTGTGCTGTGGTTGTTGGTGTCTGGTAGAGTTATCGCTTTAAGTTGCAGCAACGCCTGTATTTTTTCATTTGGTGTTTGGCACCCATGCAGAGCTCTGGTGCCCAGCCCACAAATTAAAAATCACTCAGGCTGGCTAGCTACTGCTTCCAGCCCCTTGTTAAAATTGGCTTCCCAGGGCCCTAGCACACCACAGACAGCAATGGATTAATGTCATAATCCCCCCAGTGAGATGGGTCCCTGCCTTGATCATCCCATGCCTGGTGGCCCCAGAGGCATTTAAAGAACCTAGGACCGTGCCCCCCTGCGCCTGGCTAACCCCCCCACTTCCAGGATCCACATCTGTTGAACTTTCCCCCAGTTCTGTGTCTGGTCAAACTACtgtcctccccccctccccccactccatctGGTTAAATGCCCTGCTCCTGAGAGCTGTATCTTGGATCGCAGCTGTCTTCAGCGCTCTGTCTAGATGCAAATCATAAAGCACCAGGTTACAGCTAAGCATTGCCTCCGAGGCAGGCTGCCCCCTTTCAGCAGCTAAATTGACGGGGGTGCTGTACATTAACCACTCTGTTATGCTTGAGGTTCCCAGGGAGCCCCCTCATCCCTAAATCAGCCACTGCAGCTCCTCAGGCTAGCTGTGGTCTATGGGATGATTAACCCCAGCTGTCTGAGGGGCCTGGCAAAAGGAAGCTGGACAAGGGCCAATACCCCCACCCAGCTGTGAAACAGGAGGTGCCCTgctgagtggggtggggcagcaggaaACACCACCTCTGTTGACACCTCAAAGCTCTTGCTCCCCTTAATTAGACTCTGCTTGCGAGTAAATTGCTGATATATGGGCCCTTCCCATGCTTGGCCAGGTGGCTCTCTCTGCTTCACCACAGCTGATTCTCACCGTGTCCTCAGCCCACCTAGGCGCACTAAACAGCGGTTCTCACGCCCTCTTTCTGGTCCTTTGACATAAGTGACAAAGAACTTAGTGGCGCTCTTGGCTCGGCACTGGCACCTTGCAACTACAGCATGCTTCCGAGCTCCAGTGAGGGCCAGCTGGTTCTCTGCTGCCACTCAACATCCCACCAGGTCCTGACGGAGAGCTGTGCCCAAGATGCTGTCTGCAAGAAGTCTGGCCCTGCTGCTCCCTTCAGTCCCAAGCCCCAGAAGAACCAACTGTCCTTGGTGAGGTGACCTGGAAATAACTTTCAAACTCTTCAGCAAAATAATTGTAACTTGTTTTAGACCTTTCATGAATAAACCCAACATGCTTTTGAAGCAATCTGTGCGATCGGGCTTGAGGGGTTCACCCCACAGAGCGCTCTTCTGGGCCTCATTCCTTCAAAGCAAAATCTAGCCATTGAACTGAAGCGGGAACCCAAATGGCATCGTCTCAAACCCCTTTgcggggccatgagcaggtttcggGGGGgcaccaagcagggctggcattacacctgctggggcccagggcagaaagccgaagcccccaCCACCTGGGGTGGAAGCCTGAGACTCCAagtcctgccacccagggcaacttagcttcacagggccccCGTGACATGGGCACCGGGCacctgccctgcttgctatcccctaatgctgcccctgacttttatatgcagaaaatggttgttgtggcactggtgggccatagagtttttatagcatgttggggggggggggggctcagaaagaacaAGGTTGAGCCCCCCTGGTCTAGAGAGTTCGGACAGGACTACAGAACTGCAGAGGGAGAACAATGAGGGATGGCTGGCGACTTAGCAGCAATAAGCCACATCCTGCTGTAGCTAGCCAGGTTCTAGCTGTTGATTTCACTCTTCAGAACGCTCCCCTTTGCCCAGGTGAGAAGAATGCCGGGCTGTCAGCTGACCAGCAGCAGCGCTGggctgcctggcactgagcaggaATAGCCACCATGCAGCTGCAGGTTTGCGCAGGGGCcggggcaggactggagcagcagTTCTGACACACTTCCACGCCCACCCACCGCTAACCCCCTGCGCTAGGGCTCAAGGCTGAGGCTGGTTGGCTGAGCTCACAAGCCAAAACACCTGTCAGACAGCACCGTtggcccacagcagcccccacttgcGCAGCCTTCCTTCTGCGTgcagtgccacccagccccttcGGCTTTAATCTTAGGCCACAGCATGGTCCCACTGCCACCTGAATGGTGTCCGGAGCAAGGGGGCAGTAGCCCTGGCCCCTGCAGTGTCAATATCTAGCCTGTGCAGCTGCCTGTCTATTGCTCCTGTGCTGGGATGCACAACTTACTAGAGAAGGGGGGCCCGTGGGTGAGATTACCTTGCCCAGCAGAGGTGCCTGGAGACATACACGAACCCAGAATTCCTCTGGTTGTACCTGTGCGTAAGTGCTGACATGCGACTGTTCAAACACtgtatgcttataagaagcacatgggattttttttcaggggaaaaggcaatacgccTTTTATTGAAGAGACAATAAttagcgcgcgcgcacacacacacacacacgttgatTTTGTAGTTACCAGTCGAGAGTCTGGCTCAATCTGGTGGCCAGCTAAGTTGATCACGGGTAGGGAGGACCTGGGTCCCATCGATCACGACccggggaagtcttggcaggacaaaCCCAACATTTCATGGCAAGGCCCCCTGTTtatctagtgattttttttttattgggccCGATGAGTTTTGCGCCGCTATGCTGTGATTAATTCTTGTTTGATGAGTGCTTGGgggttttaaattgtttttatttttcattacagcTATTTTGTTCCTAGCACTAGGTGCCTGTTTTAGTTTTAGAGTTGTCAATTTGATATTTTCTGACATGTTGCAGCCTCCTGGAGTCCTTTGTctgtttctgttgtttttttcttgtacaTCTGGGTTAGCGCTGGCCTTCACGTGGATTTTTTTATACATACAGGCCTTATTTTACACACCGAAGGATTAGTTTACGGAGAACATTTTAAACAGGCCCATCAAGTTGCAATACACAAGAAACCCATCGTGGcatcttttacttattttaaaatgctgaaccTACAACAAGGCAGGGCCTGTAAAatgtctgttactgccttgaaatcagcccaGACACAGATTCCAGCTGATGCATCTTTACCAAATGGCCCATTTAGACCATTCCTTTTTGGAATTACACCACAAGCCCTGTACGAGGACTGACATCCCTGCCTCCCTGTTGGCCTCAAGAGCCTATGCTGAGGGCGTTCTGGGAGCGACAGCCGTGTGGCTCTACTGCAGAAGCGGGCTGCCATATTGAAAGCAAGGGCGGGCTGAAGCCAAGGCATGTGGCTGCACGTCGCCCTGCCCTGGGGCGTGGTAGGAGGCCTGCGCCAGAGTGCTTTGTTGATCCAGGCTGTTTGTGTTGCTACTGGTGCCACGGCCTTTGAGCTCCAGTCAAGCCTGGGGGTGCTCAGCTAAGGTGGAGCCCCGCAGAGCAGCCCACAGAGGGCGGGGAGAAAGTCCTGGTGAAGGTTTGTTCATCTAGATGCCTGCAGACACGGGGAGCCCACCCCCAAAGCAGTGCTGGAGGCCTCAAAGAGGACGTGCCGACCAGCTGCACCGTCACACACTGCGCCAGGCCTTGACCATTAGCCGATGCACCCGGACGCCGCTCCAGCTCCCCCCACAAAAGCCAGATTGGTTGGTGTTCCAGGGcccctcaggccctgccccaaagagccccTCTGCACAGGAACCTATCGTTCGTGTGGGAACATGCCCCACCCAGCAAGAGAGAAACTGGCTGCAGCCACAAAGTCTATGGCCAACCTTTCCGAGGAGGTGGTGAGACCTTGCCCTGCCTGTCACCTATACAGACCAGGAGCAGCCTGGCTACTCCTGGACACCAAAGTCCTCTAACTATTATGTTGTCCAGAAGCTCAGAAGCCTATTGGTTGTATTGGGCCCCTGACCAAGCAAATACCTTCTTGACCTTTGCAAAACCAATATCCTCACCCTTGCTGCGGCAGCTGGTTTGCTGCAGCTGGTGCTGATCCCAGcaagcagcagctcctggtgtCCAGCGGTTCCCCCCATCTGTGTTACTCCCCTGCTGGCCATAGGCTCACACACAGAGTGCAGGCTTTCCAGGGAGGGGCACGGCTCCCTGCTGGCCATAAGTCCAGTGCCCTGGCCTCTAGATCGAATGCTAATAAATACCAGCAGCTACGGGGGGTGAGAGGGGGAGATGCTCCAGGTGAGGGAGCATAAGAGGTCATCATTAGCGTGGGGCAGGGAGAATAGCAGAATAAGGACTAGGGAGTGGGAGGTTTGGGGTCATGGGGAGAGGGATGGAGGCTGTCCTAAGTGAGAGGCAGTGTGTCCTAGTGGTTAAAGGGCTGGGTTGGAAGACTTCGGTTCTATTCTTGAGTCTCCCACAGTTCTGCCTCTGGTAAGTCCCAGCCCCCAtgtggtgcctcagttttttcatctgtaaaacggggataatgTGACTGACCTGCCTAGCTCTTCACCAGACAGGCTGGTGTGCACCATGCTGGGTGATTGGGTGGGCTACGAGAATGGGCACCAGGTGCAGCCCAAGTGACAAACCAGGAAAGGGGACATGGTGCAGGGGGTGCTCAGTAGGGTGCAGGGTGTGTTGGGGAGGGTGGTTACAGACGGCAGAACGAGAGCAGGGAGCCAGAAGTAGAAGCCTCGTGACTGAGTCATTCTAGTAAAACCCTTGGCACTGGCCCATGTGAGCAATTCCACCTTAAGAGGTGCCTGCCTgggccccgccccaccccctgcagcagaCAGGCTAGGCCAGGACTGGGGCTGAAGCTGGCTCTTTGGTGGATGAGCTGGCTGGGTCCTTGGGCTCCGTTCATTGCTTGGTTGCTCTCCGAGTCGGCACAAAgcagggggcaggctgggctggaaCAATGGCTGGCACCCAGCCGCTGGGGCAGGAAGGTCAGTGGTGACGGGGCCGCGGGCACTCCAGGGCGCAGACCGATTCCGGGGGGCAGGTGGATGGATCTGCCCAGAGAGGCACCAGGGCACGGTCCATGCTGGGAACCTCCACCTGCTTCCATGAGCTACCAGCCacgtcctcctcctccagcagcgGCTCTCTACATCTTCCCTCCTTTGGCCTAAACTCCTTCCCTCTCTGGTTTAGTTCCCCCTCCACCAGTACCGCCTCTGCCAAAGAAAGTCCTGCCTTCCTCCGGGGCAGGAGAACGAAGCCACGCTACAAATGGGCTTGGGCCACCAGAAGAGGGGACGCGCTCAGCAGAAGTTACCACCCATCATGTGGACGGACCTGGTGTTCCACCTTTCACCATGCCAACCACCGCTGGAAGGTACGGCTCAGGTAtaacccccatccccagcaaTCCTGAATGATTCCAAAGGACCTTACAGGTAAACCATGTGGGTGTGTGTAAAGAtacagaaatgcagcctcctctggggtgggacactgTAGCTGTTTAACAGCTGCACAGCTATTGTATAGCACAGGGCAGCAAAGATGAGCACTGCAGCCACCTCAAAGCGTTGGGTtcggggggaagggcagggggctgggcagctgctggAGGTGCCAGCTGAAGCCAGGCTCTGCTCCCATCTGGGTGTGATCTCAGGGCACAGACACAGCTGAGATTAACAGGGAGCAGGCAGCGCCTTCCCTGGGCCGTGGCACTTCTGAGAAGAGGGATTTAAAAAGAACCCACCCAAATTGCTTCCTTCggggggagctggcagcaggCATGGCTGAGAGAGAGCCTGGGTTCTGGGCAGAGATGGGCAACGTTCAGCGTTCCTCTTTAATTTCAGACCTCCCACTGGCGAAGGCAAGAGAAGCCTGGAGATCGGCTGGGCCCCCAGGGCAGGTGGCAGACTCCTCTGGTAGGGGGCACAGGACGGGCAGGCGGAAGGAGAGAAAGAAGCTAGCTCCTCGGGCCATGGCCCCCATCCTTGAACACAGGAGAAGAGGAACAGGGTCTTCTCCacccagctgcagcacttcaaAGACCTCTGCAGAGGCCCTGTCTGCTCCACAAGCGCCCAGAGATGCAGCCAGCAGGGAGAAGCCCAAGCTCAGGAAGCTCTTGGTCGACCTTCGCCCCATCCTGGAGAACGTCATGGAGCCCTGGGACTCTTGGGAGGGGTGTTCAGAGACAAGGAGCGTCCGTAGCATTGGGTGTTCTCCCCGGGAGTGTGGACAGCCCAGCAGGGGAGGCCGCGACAGCAGAGGTGGAGCCAGCGCCGCTGAAGATCAGACTCACCGGgtcacctctctgcctcccatagcagcccagcccagagacAGCGGTCAGGCTGCCGTGGCATGTAAGCCACCCCTTAGCCAGGCGCAGGCTCCGAGAGACGGCGCACTCGCCCGCCGGGCTGCTCCGAGGCGGGAGCCCACGGCTCCAGAGACCTTCCCGAAGATCAgcctccagccagagccagcagagcagctgccGCCCCCTGAGCGGAGCAGCTCAGCAGAGACGGTGAGTGCTACTGCCTGCTGCTTCCACTCTGCCTTGTGGTCACCATCCCCAGAAGACCAGGCCCAGCTAAACGAACCCCTGCAGCAATTTGTACCAAGCCCAGGCATGTGATTTTCCACAAGGACGGGATGAAGGAAGGGGCCTTAGAAATAGCAGTGGGGGGTGCCCTCCCCAAATACACTGCATCTGCTTAGGGGTGTTGGAACGTGGCCACCATGGGGCCTCAGGTTGCAGTGAGTCAGTGCAGGAGAGGTGGGGGTGCACATCTTACAGGTGtcgctcctccctctctctctctcaaccagGCTGGAGCTGGCAGCCTCCTGAGGCCAGAGCACTCCCCAGACATCCAGCTCCCCACCCGCCTGCTCCTGCAGCGCCTCCAGGAGACCACGACCAGCCAGAACCACCAGCTGATCGCTCAGGCGCTGCAGGCTCTGCgcaaggagctgcagggggaagcGCCTGCCTCACCCAGCGAGTAAGTGAACCCCACAGAGCCTGCCCAGGCTGCTTGGAGACCCTTTTGCAGCGTCACCCCCTAAAGAGCTTTGGCACAGACAAGCTAGGTCCCTCCCCACCTCTGAGGGCACCTTCCAGGAGTAGCCCTGCACATGCAGCAGGGCGCTTGGGGACACGGCTAGAAGGGCCTGGGGGACTTTGGTGACATGCAGAGGTGACAGTCTTGAGTTGTAAGGCCTCAGCCAATGTCaaacccagccctgcctgcccttaGCCAGACCCCTGCAGCTTGACATACTCAGCGCCCCAGATCCTGCATCTCGGCTAGGAGGCAGAACAGAAGGGGGACGAGAAacggagagcagggggctggggatcaGGGAAAACTCCAGCAGGCTTCTGCCCATCTCTCTCAGCTTCCAGCCAGGGATCACTTTGCAGATACTCAGCGTGGCCTCACCCCGGGGGTAGCTAGCGCCAGACCCAGTTTACTGAGGCGGAGCTCACTCAGCAAGTCcaggccaggaatagaacccaggagtcctggctcccactcccctgTGCTAGTCACCAGTCCGCACGCTGTGATTGCCCAGAGAACTGCATTCAAGCCCTAAGTGGGGGCTCCCTCACCCTTAGCTCCAAAGTGCTCCCATGGGGAGATAATAcacagctgggggcgggggggtaggcAAGGATCAGGCTCCCATCCCAGCACCAAGGGGCCAGCCCAGCTAGCGTGACCCCACTGTCTCCTTGCAGAGGGGAGAGGTGGCGTTTGCTCCGGGAGCCTGCACTGAAGAGGAAGGATGATGccaggaggaggaacaggaaggCCGTGGGGCTGCATCCTCGGGCTGCAGAGAGGAGACTGGTGAAGCTCACCTGGAGGACAGGCAGGTGAGCCACTGGGACAGCCGCGGGGGGTGTGTTCCAGCCCCATATCCCTCTGCGGGGATCCACAAGAGCTCCCCACCATGTACCCCTCCTCCTACCCCTGCAGACCACGGCAGCCTGAGACTTTGAATCCCTGGACtgagccagggagctggagaaggaACATAAGGGCAGGGAATCTGCCTTCTGCAGGTCCCAGAGTAAGACGAGGCAGAGGGATACCACCCTGGCTGGCAGATCAGGTGCGTGCCAGCAGGTCCCAACACACTCCAACTTTCCCAAATCCCACAAGGGCATGGTGCATCCAGAGCACAATGAACTCAGGCCTCTGACATGCCAGCCCAGGGCAGTAGCCGTACTGCTACCCTGGCAGCGAGATCATTGTCCTTTTCAAGGCAACGTAACGGTGTCCTAGGAACTGGACAATCCAGCCTTGGGTTTTAGCAGCGCAGGCAGGGCTGTAGTCGCAGtgagacagggagggggcaggagaatGAGATGGGGCAGAGCCAGCAACCACAGGACATTCCTGCCCTGACAGGATCTGCCCCCTACCGAGCCCAGTCCAGCCAGAGGATAGGGCCAAAACAAGACAGATCACATTCCCCGAGCCAGGGGAGCGGCTTCCCAGCACTGGCACGCCGCCGGCTGTACCCGCAGACACCTCTGGCCCTTCTGCCCTTTTCTTAAGG includes:
- the LOC116828388 gene encoding uncharacterized protein LOC116828388 isoform X1, with the translated sequence MGLGHQKRGRAQQKLPPIMWTDLVFHLSPCQPPLEDLPLAKAREAWRSAGPPGQVADSSGRGHRTGRRKERKKLAPRAMAPILEHRRRGTGSSPPSCSTSKTSAEALSAPQAPRDAASREKPKLRKLLVDLRPILENVMEPWDSWEGCSETRSVRSIGCSPRECGQPSRGGRDSRGGASAAEDQTHRVTSLPPIAAQPRDSGQAAVACKPPLSQAQAPRDGALARRAAPRREPTAPETFPKISLQPEPAEQLPPPERSSSAETAGAGSLLRPEHSPDIQLPTRLLLQRLQETTTSQNHQLIAQALQALRKELQGEAPASPSEGERWRLLREPALKRKDDARRRNRKAVGLHPRAAERRLVKLTWRTGRPRQPETLNPWTEPGSWRRNIRAGNLPSAGPRVRRGRGIPPWLADQVRASRSQHTPTFPNPTRAWCIQSTMNSGL
- the LOC116828388 gene encoding uncharacterized protein LOC116828388 isoform X2; translation: MGLGHQKRGRAQQKLPPIMWTDLVFHLSPCQPPLEDLPLAKAREAWRSAGPPGQVADSSGRGHRTGRRKERKKLAPRAMAPILEHRRRGTGSSPPSCSTSKTSAEALSAPQAPRDAASREKPKLRKLLVDLRPILENVMEPWDSWEGCSETRSVRSIGCSPRECGQPSRGGRDSRGGASAAEDQTHRVTSLPPIAAQPRDSGQAAVACKPPLSQAQAPRDGALARRAAPRREPTAPETFPKISLQPEPAEQLPPPERSSSAETAGAGSLLRPEHSPDIQLPTRLLLQRLQETTTSQNHQLIAQALQALRKELQGEAPASPSEGERWRLLREPALKRKDDARRRNRKAVGLHPRAAERRLVKLTWRTGSPIAGYTTEAACPQIHR